A part of Silvimonas soli genomic DNA contains:
- a CDS encoding dihydroorotase gives MKKIAIRNGRLVDPAHGTDKIADLFLADGSIIAVGAAPAGFTADETIDATGLMVMPGLVDLAARLREPGFEYRATLASEMAAAVAGGVTSIVCPPDTDPPLDEPGLVTMLRQRARHLDLARLYPVGALTRALAGKDLTEMAELRDAGCVAFSQGDHPIGDLQVLYRAMQYAATFNIGLRLRAQDATLAGNGVAHDGEYASRLGLTGIPVIAETVAIATILELMRATGAKVHLCRVSSAAGLAMVRAAKREGLPLTCDVSINHVHLADIDIGYFDSNYRFNPPLRSIRDREAIQTGLFDGTIDVICSDHSPVDEDAKLLPFAEAEPGATGLELLLPLTLAWAEKAHVPLTMALTKITSAPASMLGFTAGLTAGCRADLALVDPQATWRVTSDVLKSQGKNTPFTGYEMRGKVMYTLVKGKLVYSAHA, from the coding sequence ATGAAAAAAATCGCAATCCGTAATGGCCGCCTGGTAGACCCTGCACACGGCACCGACAAAATCGCTGATCTGTTCCTGGCTGACGGCAGCATCATCGCGGTTGGCGCCGCCCCGGCGGGCTTTACTGCGGACGAAACCATCGATGCCACTGGCCTGATGGTGATGCCCGGCCTGGTTGATCTGGCCGCTCGCTTGCGTGAACCGGGCTTTGAATACCGCGCCACGCTGGCATCGGAAATGGCTGCCGCCGTCGCGGGCGGCGTGACCAGCATCGTCTGCCCGCCCGATACCGATCCGCCACTGGACGAGCCTGGCCTGGTGACCATGCTGCGCCAACGCGCGCGCCATCTTGATCTGGCCCGTTTGTACCCTGTAGGCGCCCTCACCCGCGCCCTGGCGGGAAAAGACCTGACCGAAATGGCCGAGCTGCGTGACGCCGGTTGCGTGGCGTTCTCGCAAGGCGATCATCCGATTGGCGACTTGCAAGTGCTGTACCGCGCCATGCAATACGCCGCCACCTTCAATATCGGCCTGCGCTTGCGGGCGCAAGATGCCACGCTGGCGGGTAATGGCGTGGCGCATGATGGCGAATATGCCTCGCGCCTTGGGTTGACCGGCATTCCGGTCATCGCCGAGACAGTCGCCATTGCCACCATTCTGGAACTGATGCGCGCGACCGGTGCCAAGGTGCATCTCTGCCGCGTTTCCAGCGCCGCCGGTCTGGCCATGGTGCGCGCCGCCAAGCGTGAAGGTCTGCCGCTGACTTGCGATGTATCGATCAACCACGTGCATCTGGCCGATATCGATATTGGCTACTTTGACAGCAACTACCGCTTCAACCCGCCGCTACGCAGCATCCGCGACCGTGAAGCGATCCAGACCGGTTTGTTCGATGGCACCATTGACGTAATCTGCTCCGATCACAGCCCGGTCGACGAAGATGCCAAACTGCTACCCTTTGCCGAAGCCGAACCCGGCGCGACCGGGCTGGAATTGCTGCTGCCATTGACCCTGGCTTGGGCTGAAAAAGCACACGTACCACTAACCATGGCACTGACCAAAATCACCAGCGCTCCGGCCAGCATGCTCGGCTTTACCGCCGGACTCACCGCAGGCTGCCGCGCCGATCTGGCACTGGTCGACCCGCAAGCGACATGGCGCGTCACGTCAGACGTCCTCAAAAGCCAGGGCAAGAACACGCCGTTCACCGGTTATGAAATGCGTGGGAAGGTGATGTACACCCTGGTGAAGGGCAAGCTGGTTTATTCCGCTCACGCCTGA
- a CDS encoding YqgE/AlgH family protein: MNLSRHFLIAMPNLVDPVFERTLAYICDHNDRGAMGVIVNRPLGMPLSALFEQIDVELHRPDVIELPVYFGGPVQTDRGFVLHQPLGEWQSTLTVSDEIGLTTSKDILLAVGEGAGPEQLFVTLGYAGWEAGQLENEIGQNAWISVQADPKIIFDLPAEERYEAALALMGIDIAMLSKEAGHA, encoded by the coding sequence ATGAACCTTTCGCGCCACTTCCTGATTGCCATGCCTAATCTGGTTGATCCGGTTTTTGAACGCACTCTCGCCTACATTTGCGACCACAACGACCGTGGCGCAATGGGCGTGATCGTCAACCGGCCCCTGGGTATGCCTTTATCCGCCTTGTTTGAACAAATCGACGTTGAGCTGCATCGTCCGGATGTCATTGAACTGCCGGTATATTTTGGCGGCCCGGTGCAGACCGATCGCGGCTTTGTGCTGCACCAGCCGTTGGGCGAATGGCAGTCCACTTTGACGGTGTCTGACGAAATCGGCCTGACCACCTCCAAAGACATTCTGCTGGCGGTGGGCGAAGGCGCTGGCCCGGAACAATTGTTTGTCACTCTCGGCTACGCTGGCTGGGAAGCTGGCCAGCTGGAAAACGAAATCGGCCAGAATGCGTGGATTTCGGTACAGGCTGATCCAAAAATCATTTTCGATTTGCCGGCGGAAGAACGCTACGAAGCCGCACTGGCGCTGATGGGCATTGATATCGCCATGCTCAGTAAAGAAGCTGGCCACGCCTGA
- a CDS encoding DUF3861 domain-containing protein: MRSHQYRVTLEHIAPSKPGEPVHETPLSFAATNHDDLFAIIERIQGKQAFDADTSASLALGLKLLGEVMLLNRDHPLFEDIKGPYRDFIGKIKAL; the protein is encoded by the coding sequence ATGCGCTCGCATCAATATCGCGTCACCCTCGAACATATTGCACCATCCAAACCGGGTGAGCCGGTGCATGAAACGCCGCTATCGTTCGCGGCCACCAATCATGATGACTTGTTTGCCATTATCGAGCGGATTCAGGGCAAGCAGGCCTTTGACGCAGATACCTCGGCCTCATTGGCGCTGGGTTTAAAGCTGCTGGGTGAAGTGATGTTGCTGAACCGCGATCATCCTTTGTTTGAAGACATCAAAGGCCCGTATCGCGATTTCATCGGCAAAATCAAAGCTCTGTAG
- the gatB gene encoding Asp-tRNA(Asn)/Glu-tRNA(Gln) amidotransferase subunit GatB — protein MKWEVVIGLEIHTQLTTKSKIFSPASTAFGAAPNTQTAVVDIALPGALPVMNKAVVEKAIQFGLAIGAKVNRRSVFARKNYFYPDLPKGYQISQFELPVVEGGQITINVDGVDKVINLTRAHLEEDAGKSVHEDFQGQSGIDLNRAGTPLLEIVSEPEMRSAAEAVAYAKALYSLVTWIGICDGNMQEGSFRCDVNVSVRPEGQKEFGTRREIKNLNSFKFIEQAVKAEVQWQIETIEDGGKIQQATVLFDPDTGETRMMRSKEDAHDYRYFPDPDLPPLVISEEWIERVRSELPELPEAMQARFSQQYGISAYDAGTLTASKDLAAFFEATVAAGADAKLAANWLMGDISATLNREEKDISQSPVNPQALAALIKRVSDSTINNKTAKDVLKKMWETGDAADTIIERDGLKQETDTGALEAIVDEVIANNAKSVEEFKSGKEKALNALVGQCMKASKGKGNPGVLTELLKKKLA, from the coding sequence ATGAAATGGGAAGTAGTAATCGGGCTGGAAATCCATACCCAGCTCACCACGAAATCCAAGATTTTCTCGCCCGCCAGCACCGCATTTGGCGCGGCGCCGAACACCCAGACGGCAGTGGTCGATATCGCCTTGCCCGGTGCCTTGCCGGTGATGAACAAGGCAGTGGTCGAGAAAGCCATCCAGTTTGGCCTGGCCATTGGCGCCAAGGTCAACCGCCGCTCGGTGTTTGCCCGCAAAAACTACTTTTATCCTGATCTGCCCAAGGGCTACCAGATCAGCCAGTTTGAACTGCCGGTGGTTGAAGGCGGCCAGATCACCATTAACGTGGATGGCGTCGACAAGGTCATTAATCTGACGCGTGCCCACCTGGAAGAAGACGCCGGGAAGTCGGTGCATGAAGACTTCCAAGGCCAGAGCGGTATCGATTTGAATCGTGCTGGTACGCCGTTGCTGGAAATCGTCTCCGAGCCGGAAATGCGCTCCGCCGCTGAAGCCGTGGCGTATGCCAAAGCGCTGTACAGCCTGGTGACGTGGATCGGCATTTGCGACGGCAATATGCAGGAAGGCAGTTTTCGTTGTGACGTGAACGTGTCCGTGCGTCCGGAAGGCCAGAAAGAATTTGGCACTCGCCGCGAGATCAAGAACCTGAACAGCTTCAAGTTCATTGAGCAAGCCGTGAAAGCCGAAGTGCAATGGCAGATTGAAACCATTGAAGATGGCGGCAAAATCCAGCAAGCCACCGTGCTGTTCGACCCGGACACCGGCGAAACCCGCATGATGCGTAGCAAGGAAGACGCGCACGATTACCGTTACTTCCCCGATCCGGATCTGCCGCCGTTGGTGATTTCGGAAGAGTGGATCGAACGCGTGCGTAGCGAATTGCCAGAACTGCCGGAAGCCATGCAGGCACGCTTCTCGCAGCAGTACGGCATTTCCGCCTATGACGCCGGCACGCTCACCGCTAGCAAAGACCTGGCCGCATTCTTTGAAGCGACCGTTGCTGCCGGTGCCGATGCCAAGCTGGCGGCCAACTGGCTGATGGGTGATATCTCCGCCACGCTGAACCGCGAAGAGAAAGACATCAGCCAGTCACCGGTGAACCCGCAAGCGCTGGCGGCGTTGATCAAGCGCGTTTCGGATAGCACCATCAACAACAAAACCGCCAAAGACGTGCTCAAGAAGATGTGGGAAACCGGTGATGCCGCCGACACCATCATCGAGCGCGATGGTCTGAAGCAGGAAACCGACACCGGCGCGCTGGAAGCGATTGTCGATGAAGTCATCGCCAACAACGCCAAGTCGGTGGAAGAGTTCAAGTCCGGCAAAGAGAAAGCCCTGAACGCGCTGGTTGGCCAATGCATGAAGGCCAGCAAGGGCAAGGGTAATCCGGGCGTATTGACTGAATTGCTGAAGAAAAAACTGGCTTGA
- the ruvX gene encoding Holliday junction resolvase RuvX, with amino-acid sequence MSSALAFDFGEARIGVAIGSTELGIPHPVCTIAAIDNDTRFARIAALIKEWQPDTLVVGMPLSMDGTPHKMSQLARKFGQRLHGRFQLPVVYVDERLSSAAASDALNETGVRGRKQKPALDQVAAMQILQGWFDGALIEPPADPARAASPDAAPDTE; translated from the coding sequence ATGAGTAGCGCCCTGGCCTTTGATTTTGGCGAAGCGCGGATTGGCGTAGCCATTGGCTCGACCGAACTGGGCATCCCGCACCCGGTTTGCACCATTGCCGCCATCGACAACGACACCCGCTTTGCCCGCATCGCCGCGCTGATCAAGGAATGGCAGCCCGATACCCTGGTCGTGGGCATGCCGCTATCCATGGATGGCACACCGCACAAGATGAGCCAGCTGGCGCGCAAATTCGGCCAGCGTTTGCATGGTCGCTTTCAGTTACCGGTGGTGTATGTGGATGAGCGCCTCAGTTCTGCGGCGGCATCCGATGCGCTCAATGAAACCGGTGTACGCGGGCGCAAACAGAAACCGGCGCTGGATCAGGTGGCGGCCATGCAGATTCTGCAAGGCTGGTTTGATGGGGCCCTCATCGAACCGCCCGCTGATCCGGCCCGCGCGGCCAGCCCGGACGCCGCGCCCGACACTGAATAA
- a CDS encoding cryptochrome/photolyase family protein — MVQRALLWFRRDLRLFDHAALYHALKENQQVVPVFVFDRAILDTLPVNDRRVAFIHASLRELQAALREVGSDLVVRHANAAHAIVQLAREFKVQAVYTNHDYEPAAICRDEAVGRALNETGVKLRTFKDQVIFEQQEILTQSGGMFSVFTPYKRAWLARLDDFFLKPYPVRRYLHNLAPLSRQALPELATLGFDDNALDDLPVQPGMSGGEALFEDFKQRINRYHETRDFPGVKGPSYLSTHLRFGTVSVRELAAYAHAVGAEGAQTWLSELIWREFYQQILWHRPDVVEHSFKAEYDHLPFPNNLDWFAAWCDGRTGYPLVDAAMRQLNRTGYMHNRLRMIVASFLVKDLLVDWRKGERYFSEKLLDYDLAANNGGWQWAASTGCDAQPYFRIFNPVTQSERFDPQGRFIRKYCPELAALSDKDIHAPWLARSLNGLRLGIDYPQPVVDHALQRSQALALFKRD, encoded by the coding sequence ATGGTTCAACGTGCCTTGCTGTGGTTCAGGCGTGATTTGCGTTTGTTCGATCACGCGGCGCTGTATCACGCCCTGAAAGAAAACCAGCAGGTCGTGCCGGTCTTTGTGTTCGACCGCGCCATTCTGGATACGTTGCCCGTCAATGATCGGCGCGTGGCCTTTATTCATGCCAGCTTGCGTGAATTGCAGGCCGCGCTGCGGGAAGTCGGGAGCGATCTGGTGGTGCGCCATGCCAACGCCGCGCACGCCATCGTGCAACTGGCGCGTGAATTCAAAGTGCAGGCGGTTTACACCAATCATGATTACGAACCGGCCGCGATCTGCCGTGATGAGGCGGTGGGCCGCGCTTTAAATGAAACTGGTGTCAAATTGCGTACATTCAAGGATCAGGTGATCTTTGAACAGCAGGAAATCCTGACCCAGAGCGGGGGCATGTTTAGCGTATTCACCCCGTACAAACGTGCCTGGCTAGCGCGGCTTGATGACTTTTTCCTCAAGCCTTATCCGGTGCGGCGATACCTGCACAATCTGGCGCCATTGTCGCGCCAGGCTTTGCCCGAGCTTGCCACGCTGGGCTTTGATGACAATGCGCTGGATGATTTACCGGTCCAGCCCGGCATGAGTGGTGGTGAAGCATTGTTTGAGGACTTCAAACAGCGGATCAACCGTTATCATGAAACGCGCGATTTCCCGGGCGTCAAAGGGCCATCGTATCTGTCTACGCATCTGCGCTTTGGTACGGTATCGGTGCGCGAACTGGCGGCCTATGCCCACGCGGTGGGCGCAGAGGGCGCGCAAACCTGGTTGTCGGAGCTGATCTGGCGCGAGTTTTATCAGCAAATTCTCTGGCATCGCCCGGATGTGGTTGAGCACAGTTTCAAGGCCGAATACGACCATCTGCCGTTCCCCAATAACCTGGACTGGTTTGCCGCGTGGTGCGACGGGCGCACCGGTTACCCGCTGGTGGATGCGGCCATGCGCCAATTGAATCGCACCGGCTACATGCATAACCGGCTGCGCATGATTGTCGCGAGTTTTCTGGTCAAAGATTTGCTGGTGGACTGGCGTAAGGGCGAGCGATATTTCTCGGAAAAACTGCTTGATTACGATTTGGCGGCCAATAATGGTGGTTGGCAGTGGGCGGCCAGTACCGGATGCGATGCCCAACCGTATTTCCGGATATTCAACCCGGTCACGCAATCGGAAAGATTCGACCCGCAGGGGCGGTTTATCCGGAAGTACTGCCCAGAGCTGGCCGCGCTGAGTGACAAGGATATCCATGCGCCATGGCTGGCGCGCAGCTTGAATGGTTTGCGGCTGGGGATCGATTATCCGCAGCCCGTGGTTGACCATGCCCTGCAACGGTCACAGGCGCTGGCGCTGTTCAAGCGAGACTAA
- a CDS encoding aspartate carbamoyltransferase catalytic subunit: MLNPQLNANKELIHLLTTEGLPRAILTQILDRAATYVAEMESGNKKFPALAGKSVFNLFFENSTRTRTTFEIAAKRLSADVINLNVNASSTTKGETLLDTIHNLEAMGADMFVVRHAQSGAAHLISQHVKPGIAIVNAGDGRHAHPTQALLDMYTIRHFKGDFTGLRVAIVGDVLHSRVARSQIHALSTLGCPEIRVIAPKTLLPIGVEHLGVHVYHDMAEGLKDVDVVAMLRLQNERMSGAFLPSTQEFFKYYGLTPEKLALAKPDAIVMHPGPMNRGVEIDSAVADGAQAVILPQVTFGIAVRMAVMALVAENQARRV; this comes from the coding sequence ATGCTCAACCCGCAACTGAACGCCAACAAAGAGCTGATCCACTTGCTCACCACTGAAGGATTGCCGCGCGCCATCCTGACGCAAATTCTGGATCGCGCTGCGACCTACGTGGCCGAAATGGAAAGCGGCAACAAGAAGTTTCCGGCGCTGGCGGGCAAGTCGGTGTTCAATCTGTTCTTCGAGAACTCCACCCGTACCCGCACCACATTCGAGATCGCCGCCAAGCGCTTGTCGGCGGATGTGATCAACCTGAACGTGAACGCCTCGTCCACCACCAAGGGTGAAACGCTGCTCGATACCATCCACAATCTGGAAGCAATGGGTGCGGATATGTTCGTGGTGCGCCATGCGCAGTCGGGCGCTGCACATTTGATCTCGCAGCACGTGAAGCCGGGCATTGCCATCGTCAACGCTGGTGACGGCCGCCACGCGCATCCCACGCAAGCGCTGCTGGACATGTACACCATCCGTCATTTCAAAGGCGACTTCACCGGCCTGCGCGTGGCCATTGTCGGCGATGTGCTGCATTCACGCGTGGCCCGCTCGCAGATTCATGCGCTCAGCACGCTGGGTTGCCCGGAAATCCGCGTCATCGCCCCCAAAACCTTGCTGCCCATTGGTGTGGAACATCTGGGCGTGCATGTTTATCACGATATGGCCGAAGGCCTGAAAGACGTGGATGTGGTCGCCATGCTGCGCTTGCAGAACGAACGCATGAGCGGCGCGTTTCTGCCGTCGACCCAGGAATTCTTCAAATATTACGGGCTGACTCCAGAAAAGCTAGCGCTGGCCAAACCCGACGCCATCGTGATGCATCCAGGCCCGATGAACCGCGGTGTGGAGATTGACTCCGCCGTAGCCGACGGCGCGCAAGCGGTGATTCTGCCGCAAGTGACTTTTGGCATCGCCGTGCGTATGGCAGTGATGGCTTTGGTCGCCGAAAACCAGGCCCGTCGCGTTTGA